The Coffea arabica cultivar ET-39 chromosome 4e, Coffea Arabica ET-39 HiFi, whole genome shotgun sequence genome includes a window with the following:
- the LOC113740696 gene encoding uncharacterized protein, whose product MDTGTGTGSNSQSSTAGAVNSEQSASQNHRQKSDIAWKYCSVGVNSQGKRTLTCGYCFKVIAGGGIHRMKQHLAGEQGSIVPCSKVDPAVRHAILASMKEKEQKSKEKKGDFGVENPFGHTTHSFDGDEVLEIPSSLANKMGSSSKGKRKVTASTGIPAFFKGGCDTSQPTIKACLQSKEKWENTDMAIALWFYDACIPINAVNSPFFQKAIDQIASMGHGYKSPSYHSLRVNLLRNAKRDVKLVVDSFRSTWTETGCTIMGDGWKDTRQRPLINFLVYCPKGISFIKSVDASDIVTSAANLCNLFAEIVEMVGSNNVVHLVTDNASNYKAAGSLLSERYPNICWSPCAAHCINLILKDIGEMNDVKAIVSLASTVTVFIYNHKFTLNWLRKTTGWKEIIRPGETRFATTFIALKSLHDHKDSLQSLVTSGDYKQFLRIEKGKDVKQIVLDERFWNNCLIMVRIMGPIIRLLRICDTDERPSLGYVYEGMFRAINGIKRLFRNKERLYKPYIDIISDRWDRMLRKNLHAAAYYLNPAFQYESATFCTHPEVINGLLDYIETKVDWCNPEKLSQEVGMYRERQGSFGRKLAILTSKSDRPENWWKLYGCDAPNLQKLAIRILSQTASSSGCERNWSVF is encoded by the exons ATGGATACCGGTACTGGTACGGGTAGTAATTCACAATCTTCGACTGCTGGAGCTGTCAATAGTGAACAATCAGCTAGTCAAAATCATAGACAAAAGTCTGATATAGCATGGAAATATTGTTCAGTAGGTGTGAATAGTCAAGGAAAAAGAACTTTGACATGTGGGTATTGTTTTAAAGTAATTGCTGGTGGTGGCATTCATCGAATGAAACAACATTTGGCAGGAGAACAAGGCAGCATTGTTCCATGTTCAAAGGTTGACCCGGCAGTTAGACATGCTATTTTAGCATCTATGAAGGAGAAGGAGCAGAAatctaaagaaaaaaaaggtgatTTTGGGGTGGAAAATCCATTCGGCCACACTACTCATTCATTTGATGGCGATGAAGTTTTGGAGATTCCTTCTTCTTTAGCAAATAAGATGGGTTCATCTAGTAAAGGAAAGAGAAAGGTCACTGCATCAACAGGTATTCCTGCTTTTTTTAAAGGTGGATGTGATACTTCTCAACCAACCATTAAAGCTTGTTTGCAAAGTAAGGAAAAATGGGAAAATACGGACATGGCTATTGCTCTTTGGTTTTATGATGCTTGCATTCCTATAAATGCTGTTAAttctccattttttcaaaaagctATTGATCAAATAGCATCAATGGGTCATGGTTACAAAAGTCCATCCTATCATTCTTTGAGGGTTAATTTGTTGCGAAATGCCAAGAGAGATGTGAAATTGGTTGTTGATTCTTTTAGAAGTACTTGGACAGAAACTGGTTGCACTATAATGGGTGATGGATGGAAAGACACTAGGCAAAGACCACTGAttaattttttggtttattgtCCTAAGGGTATTTCGTTCATTAAATCTGTGGATGCATCTGATATTGTAACAAGTGCAGCAAATTTGTGCAATTTATTTGCTGAAATTGTTGAGATGGTTGGTTCAAATAATGTGGTGCACTTAGTTACTGATAATGCTAGCAATTATAAAGCTGCTGGGTCTTTGTTAAGTGAAAGATATCCGAACATTTGTTGGTCACCGTGTGCTGCACACTGCatcaatttgattttgaaagaCATTGGTGAAATGAATGATGTAAAAGCTATAGTGTCTCTTGCTTCAACGGTGACTGTTTTTATTTACAATCATAAGTTCACTTTGAATTGGTTAAGAAAGACTACAGGGTGGAAAGAAATTATTCGTCCAGGTGAAACTCGATTTGCAACTACCTTTATTGCATTAAAAAGTTTGCATGATCATAAGGATAGTTTGCAATCTTTGGTTACTAGTGGGGATTACAAACAATTTCTGagaatagaaaaaggaaaagatgtgAAGCAAATCGTTTTGGATGAAAGGTTTTGGAATAACTGTTTGATTATGGTGAGAATAATGGGTCCTATCATTCGTTTATTGCGTATTTGTGACACTGATGAAAGGCCTTCATTGGGTTATGTTTATGAAGGCATGTTTAGAGCAATAAATGGCATCAAAAGGCTGTTTAGAAATAAAGAGAGATTGTACAAGCCTTATATTGACATCATCAGTGATAGGTGGGATAGAATGTTGAGAAAAAATCTACATGCTGCCGCTTATTATTTGAATCCTGCTTTTCAATATGAGAGTGCCACATTTTGTACACATCCAGAGGTTATAAATGGCTTGCTTGATTATATTGAAACAAAAGTGGATTGGTGCAACCCTGAAAAATTATCGCAAGAGGTTGGAATGTATCGGGAAAGACAAGGGAGTTTTGGCCGCAAACTTGCTATTCTTACTAGCAAATCTGATCGGCCag AAAATTGGTGGAAGTTATATGGTTGTGATGCTCCGAATTTGCAAAAGCTTGCAATTAGAATTTTGAGTCAAACTGCTTCTTCTTCTGGGTGTGAACGTAATTGGAGCGTTTTTTAA
- the LOC140005449 gene encoding receptor kinase-like protein Xa21, which produces MHYVPASQTPSIHKSRTKKVLQTKLLVFGVSAIIAGVDLAFLFLRYVQKEKVPNGTNLFSLTAKGRISYCELLQATNGYDESNLLSFGSVYKGILANGICVAIKVFNLQLEYTFKRPENVKSYAVLGTEI; this is translated from the coding sequence ATGCATTATGTTCCAGCAAGCCAAACTCCTTCAATTCACAAATCAAGGACAAAGAAAGTGCTTCAAACTAAATTGTTAGTGTTTGGAGTTTCAGCAATAATTGCTGGTGTAGACTTGGCATTTTTGTTCCTTCGATACGTACAGAAGGAGAAGGTTCCTAATGGAACTAATTTGTTCTCCTTGACAGCAAAAGGAAGGATTTCGTATTGTGAACTCCTACAAGCAACCAATGGTTATGATGAAAGCAACTTACTAAGTTTTGGATCTGTTTACAAAGGGATTCTCGCTAATGGAATTTGTGTGGCCATAAAGGTGTTCAATTTACAGTTGGAATATACATTCAAGAGACCAGAGAACGTGAAGTCTTACGCAGTCTTAGGCACAGAAATCTGA
- the LOC113740698 gene encoding uncharacterized protein, producing the protein MDTGTGTGSNSQSSTAGAVNSEQSASQNHRQKSDIAWKYCSVGVNSQGKRTLTCGYCFKVIAGGGIHRMKQHLAGEQGSIVPCSKVDPAVRHAILASMKEKEQKSKEKKGDFGVENPFGHTTHSFDGDEVLEIPSSLANKMGSSSKGKRKVTASTENWWKLYGCDAPNLQKLAIRILSQTASSSGCERNWSVFERIHTKKRNRLEHQRLNDLVYVHYNLRLQHRFDHRKRSYDPIDYESIDKTEFWVIEEEQDGELNCDELEEELEELPKDDSQLVEDDESEVGEHNDIDLEAFQRRRLLDDDEDNDWLN; encoded by the exons ATGGATACCGGTACTGGTACGGGTAGTAATTCACAATCTTCGACTGCTGGAGCTGTCAATAGTGAACAATCAGCTAGTCAAAATCATAGACAAAAGTCTGATATAGCATGGAAATATTGTTCAGTAGGTGTGAATAGTCAAGGAAAAAGAACTTTGACATGTGGGTATTGTTTTAAAGTAATTGCTGGTGGTGGCATTCATCGAATGAAACAACATTTGGCAGGAGAACAAGGCAGCATTGTTCCATGTTCAAAGGTTGACCCGGCAGTTAGACATGCTATTTTAGCATCTATGAAGGAGAAGGAGCAGAAatctaaagaaaaaaaaggtgatTTTGGGGTGGAAAATCCATTCGGCCACACTACTCATTCATTTGATGGCGATGAAGTTTTGGAGATTCCTTCTTCTTTAGCAAATAAGATGGGTTCATCTAGTAAAGGAAAGAGAAAGGTCACTGCATCAACAG AAAATTGGTGGAAGTTATATGGTTGTGATGCTCCGAATTTGCAAAAGCTTGCAATTAGAATTTTGAGTCAAACTGCTTCTTCTTCTGGGTGTGAACGTAATTGGAGCGTTTTTGAACGCATTCACACTAAAAAAAGGAATAGGTTGGAGCACCAAAGACTTAATGATCTTGTATATGTGCACTACAATTTGCGTTTGCAACATAG GTTTGATCACCGAAAGAGATCTTATGATCCCATTGATTATGAATCTATTGATAAAACGGAATTTTGGGTCATAGAAGAAGAACAAGATGGCGAGCTTAATTGTGATGAATTGGAGGAAGAACTCGAAGAACTTCCTAAAGATGATTCTCAACTAGTTGAAG atGATGAAAGTGAAGTTGGGGAACATAATGATATTGATTTGGAAGCATTTCAGCGTAGGCGCCTTttggatgatgatgaagataatgaTTG gttaaattga
- the LOC113740700 gene encoding disease resistance protein RPM1-like, with amino-acid sequence MAEAVPSFVLDQLSTFLREEGRLLGGLRQEFQFIRDELGHMTSFLRVAEAKEEDDPRLQEWIKQVREAAYDTEDILDEFVARFARHPATGFYGSVRRIFSSIKNLRAHHRVASEIQSIKSRIKSISEGHQRYQSEYGLSAQASHSLSAVNNTTWRYIRDDALLVEEAKLVGIDQPKKRLISQLLEGDDYQLKVVSVVGMGGLGKTTLVKKVHDDLDVRRHFPVRAWVTVSQTYDFQDVLKDLIRQLHKEGKKPVPQSIESMTTTELKEFVKDFLQQAGRYAIVFDDVWDVEFWNTIKFALPESSHGGNRVMLTTRIADVASASCIESRGFVYRMEPLSIEDSWTLFCNKIFKDGNCPGHLMDVAKGILDKCEGLPLAIVAISGLLALKDVDRTEEWEVVRRSLGGELEGSGRLDRIKEILFLSYNDLPWHLKTCLLYLSIYPEDYEIGCLRLVNLWIGERFVEGREGMSIEDVARGYLSELVNRSLIQVTKVFYEGTPDTCQIHDLVREFILLKSREQNMMTVTTGQPTTWPPEKVRRLVLRSSSSNNTQHHQQRHNDCFDHLRSFVTVGYTNLLLSKMLLSEVLGSSKLLKVLDLGGHEAEEEIPNEIFNLFHLKHLDLSCTRVERVPKAIGKLQHLEFLDLGNTRVRELPMEILKLQKLRFLRVYQLVDPSDDDYGSHGFKAPTNMGGLLALEVLDNIDASSGPTIIKEIGKLTQLRELGITKLRREDGKELCSSLANLTSLRELSVDSIGKDDDHEIIDLNHPSLCSSSSFLQSLRMLILRGRLEKMPQWVARLHGLVRIDLNWRRRVVFHGWRVPKSQEDAPKGNGRVEMDESGGGCIASSPETIFGTTSITGGITIGYSALEPASTTVFV; translated from the exons ATGGCAGAAGCGGTTCCCTCTTTTGTGCTGGATCAACTCTCAACTTTTCTGCGCGAGGAGGGACGACTATTGGGAGGGCTTCGGCAAGAATTCCAATTCATCAGGGATGAGTTGGGGCACATGACATCTTTCCTGAGAGTGGcagaagcaaaagaagaagatgatccCAGGCTCCAAGAATGGATCAAGCAAGTGCGAGAGGCTGCTTATGACACTGAAGACATTCTTGATGAATTTGTAGCTCGCTTTGCTCGGCATCCCGCAACAGGATTCTACGGCTCTGTTCGGAGAATTTTCAGCTCCATCAAGAATTTGAGAGCTCATCATCGAGTTGCTAGTGAAATACAAAGCATCAAGTCAAGAATCAAAAGTATTTCTGAAGGTCATCAAAGATATCAATCCGAATATGGTCTCTCTGCCCAAGCGTCCCACTCACTTTCTGCTGTGAACAACACAACATGGCGCTATATCAGAGATGACGCACTGCTTGTGGAAGAAGCTAAATTAGTTGGTATTGACCAGCCCAAGAAACGTCTTATTTCTCAGCTTCTCGAAGGGGATGATTACCAACTGAAAGTTGTTTCAGTGGTTGGTATGGGAGGACTTGGCAAAACTACCCTAGTGAAAAAAGTCCATGACGATCTTGACGTTAGAAGGCACTTCCCAGTTCGTGCTTGGGTAACTGTCTCTCAAACATATGACTTTCAGGATGTCCTGAAAGACTTGATTCGGCAGTTGCACAAGGAAGGGAAGAAACCAGTCCCACAATCGATCGAGTCCATGACTACCACCGAGCTGAAAgaatttgtcaaagattttcttcaaCAAGCTGGAAGGTATGCAATTGTTTTTGATGATGTATGGGACGTGGAATTTTGGAATACCATCAAATTTGCACTGCCAGAGAGTAGCCACGGGGGCAACCGTGTCATGCTAACAACTCGAATTGCTGATGTAGCCTCTGCCTCTTGCATTGAATCTCGGGGTTTTGTCTATAGAATGGAGCCACTATCTATTGAGGATTCGTGGACCCTGTTTTGCAACAAGATCTTTAAAGATGGTAATTGCCCTGGCCATTTGATGGATGTTGCCAAAGGTATATTGGATAAATGTGAGGGTTTGCCCCTTGCAATCGTTGCAATCAGTGGCCTTTTGGCTTTGAAAGATGTAGACAGAACAGAGGAATGGGAGGTTGTTCGACGCAGTCTTGGGGGTGAATTAGAAGGCTCTGGTCGGCTGGACAGAATTAAAGAGATACTTTTTCTTAGTTATAATGATTTGCCCTGGCATCTAAAGACATGCTTGTTGTATTTAAGCATTTATCCAGAGGATTATGAAATAGGATGCCTAAGACTTGTTAACTTATGGATTGGTGAAAGGTTTGTAGAAGGGAGAGAAGGAATGAGTATTGAAGATGTAGCCAGGGGTTATCTCAGTGAACTCGTTAATAGAAGCCTAATTCAAGTGACTAAGGTGTTTTATGAAGGAACGCCCGACACTTGTCAAATCCATGATTTAGTGAGAGAATTTATTCTTCTCAAGTCAAGGGAACAAAATATGATGACAGTTACTACTGGACAACCAACGACGTGGCCGCCTGAGAAGGTACGCCGTCTAGTACTCCGTAGTAGTAGCAGTAACAACACCCAGCACCACCAACAAAGACACAATGACTGCTTTGACCACCTTCGGTCGTTCGTTACAGTTGGATACACGAACCTGCTACTATCCAAAATGTTGTTATCTGAAGTTTTAGGGAGTAGCAAGTTGTTAaaggttttggatttgggtggtCACGAGGCAGAGGAGGAAATACCAAATGAGATTTTCAACTTGTTTCATCTCAAGCATCTGGACCTATCCTGTACAAGAGTGGAGAGAGTCCCGAAAGCCATTGGGAAGCTTCAACATTTGGAGTTTCTGGATTTGGGTAACACCAGAGTTAGGGAATTACCCATGGAAATCCTAAAGTTGCAAAAGCTTCGGTTTCTCAGAGTATATCAACTAGTTGATCCTTCAGATGATGATTATGGATCTCACGGATTTAAAGCTCCAACTAATATGGGAGGGCTTCTTGCCCTAGAAGTGTTAGACAACATAGATGCAAGTAGTGGACCCACAATAATCAAGGAGATAGGAAAGCTAACCCAATTAAGAGAATTAGGTATTACAAAGTTAAGAAGAGAAGATGGAAAGGAGCTCTGCTCCTCCCTTGCCAATCTCACCAGTCTTCGGGAATTAAGCGTTGATTCAATTGGTAAAGATGATGATCATGAGATAATCGATTTAAATCATCCTTCtctttgttcttcttcttcgttTCTTCAATCTCTTCGTATGCTGATTTTGCGTGGCCGGTTAGAAAAGATGCCACAATGGGTAGCTCGTCTTCATGGCTTGGTAAGAATAGATTTGAATTGGA GGAGAAGGGTTGTGTTTCACGGCTGGAGGGTTCCTAAATCTCAAGAGGATGCACCTAAAGGGAATGGGAGGGTTGagatggatgagagtggaggagGGTGCATTGCCTCATCTCCAGAAACTATATTTGGAACAACTTCCATTACTGGAGGAATTACCATTGGGTATTCAGCACTTGAGCCAGCTTCAACGACTGTCTTTGTATGA